The genomic interval GCGAACGCGAAGGGCCAGGCGATCCTCCGGAAAAGCGTGGCCGACGATATCGACGACATCGAAGGGATGAACCTCTGGGATTCTGTCCCGGACTCACGGGAGAGCGTGTTCTTCGAGAAGTTCACCGAGTCGATGGTGACACAGGAGCCGGTGACGTTCGAGACGTACTACGCGCTCGTCGATGCGTGGTTCGAAGTCCGGGTGTTTCCCTCCGACTCCGGGCTGTCGGTGTACTTTCGTGATATCTCAGCGTACAAGGAACTCGCACAGGAACGACAGGACAGCCTGTACGCGCTCCAGCAACTCTACTCAATCTCCTCCGACGGGTCCACGGATTTCGACACGAAGACGAACGACCTGCTCGCGCTGGGGTGTGAGTTCCTCGACCTCCCGAACGGGTTCGTCACGAGGATCGAACAGGGCGAACAGTACATCGTCCACTCGGCGGCGACACACCCGGAGGTTCAGGAGGGCAGTTCCTGTCCCCTCGACGAGGCCTACTGCAAGCGGACGATCGAACTCGACGAACTGATGACCGTCGTCAACGCCTCGGACGAGGGGTGGAACGACGATCCGGCCTACGATCGGTTCGAGTTCGAGACGTACATCGGCGGCCGACTGACCGTCGACGGGGAGCTGTACGGCACGCTCTGTTTCGCCGATACGAGGGCCCACGACGAGGGGTTCACCGACACCCAGCGGACGTTCGTCGAACTGCTCACCCGCTGGCTGGGCTACGAACTGGAGCGAAACCAGGCGGCAGAGCAGGTCCTGCGGGAGCGGGATCGCCTCGACGAGTTCGCACAGGTCGTCTCACACGACCTCCGGAACCCGCTCAACACGGCGACTGCCCGTATCGAGTTACTGAAATCGGAGACGGACAGCGAGCATCTCCCGCCCATCGAGCGCTCGCTCGACCAGATGGAGCGACTCATCGACGATATGCTCACACTGGCCCGCGACGGACAGAAGGTCAAGGAGACATCGGAAGTTCGACTGCCAGAGCCCGCCCGGACGGCGTGGAAAACCGTCGATCCGACGAACGTGGAGATCACGGTTACGGCCGACGACGCCACGGTGCTGGCGGACCCAGGTCGGCTCCGGCAGGTGTTCGAGAACCTCTTTCGGAACGCGGCCGAACACGGTGAGAGCGCGACGCGAGTCGAGGTCGGGCTACTCGACGACGAACCCGGCTTCTACGTCGCGGACGACGGTGTCGGTATCCCGACGGGCGAGCGGGACCAGGTCTTCGAGCCGGGCTACACGACACAGAACGAAGGGACCGGGTTCGGCCTGAACATCGTCAAAGACATCGCCTCGGCCCACGACTGGCAGGTCTCAGCGGCCGAATCGGCGGCGGGTGGTGCGCGGTTCGAGATCGGCGGTGTCGATTTCGTCGGCAGTTAGACACCGAGCAGCGGTCACTACCGCCCCAGCCGCCGTCGGCCGACGCTGACGCCTTCGGCGACTGTCCAGCCGAGCAGGACGAGCGCGGCCAGCAACGCGTAGAAGAGGTCCCAGCCGCTCATCCAGACCGGGCGCAGCCAGGGGGTGTAGTGGCCCCAGAGCGCGCCGACGCCCTCGGCCGCGCCCGCCAGCGGCGTCCCCGCGAACGTCGCCTCGATGAACGTATCGACCGACGCGGTGGCGTTCTCGCCGGCCCTCAGACCCGCACTGCCCGTGAGTTCGTAGCTCCCGGTCGCGTTCTGTTCGCGGATCGTCGGTCCCGTCGAGCCGTCACCGTGAGCGACCCGTTCGGCGTCGTATGGCCCCCAGGTGGCGTAGTACTCCCAGACGACCTCGCCGGTCGGCGTCACCTCGATGACGCGGTGGTTCAGCGTGTCCGTGATGAGTGTGTTGCCGTTGGGGAGCCGGTCGGCGTCACGGGGCCAGTTCAGCTGGCCGGTCCCGACCTCCCAGGTCCGGGTCCAGGTCCCGTCCGTGTAGGCGTACTCGACGACGCGGTCGTTGTGGCTGTCGGCGACCAGGATCGTCGGCGTGCCGTCCTCGCCGCGCAGGAAGTCGGGGTTGTGTTGCTCGTTGAGGATCTCGTAGTTGTCGTCCTCGCCCAGACGGAGGTCGATCTCCTTGGTCGTCCGGTTGACGAGGATGACCTGATCGAAGTTCCGCGGCGAGGCCAGGAACTGGTCGTCACCGACGGGGTCGATGTCGTTGCTGTGTGTCCAGTCCCGGTCTTGCCCGCCGTCGGTGCTGTCCGGGTAGTGGTTGCGGTAGCGCCACCGCCAGGTCACGCGCTCGGTCGTCAGGTTGTAGACGAGTAGCTCGTCGGTCGAGACGCCGCGACTCTCGTTCCACCCGCGCATGTGCGAGATCGCCAGCGCGGTGTCGTTCAGCATGTCGATGTCGTGGGTGTCCTCGTACGGGAGCAACTGCTCCCATTCTCGCTCTTTGGTCGCCGGGTCGAGTTCGTACACGAGGGTCTTGCCCTCACGCGGCGAGACGACGAGCAGGTTCCCGTTCGGGAGCGGGTCGACATCGAAGAACCACGCGTCGGTCCCCTGTCTGCTCGTGTAGGTCCACTCGTGGCGGGCGCGTTCGTCGACGGCGACCAGCCGAGCGGGCTTCTTCGGGTTCGTGTTCCCGCGGAAAGTGTAGCCCTGCGTGCTGACGACGGTGGTGCCGTTGGCCGGCGCAGTGACGGTTCCGCGCTGGAGGGTCGTCGCCTGCTCGCCGTCGGCAGTCACGGCGCTGACGGCCATCGGCGCGAGCAGCGAGGCGACGAGGAGCGCGGCGAGGAGGCGTGCGACGGTCGCGCGGGAGCGATCGGCGGGGAGCACACCACCCGGTCGGGGAGCCCGCGGATTAACCCTTTTGAGACGGGCCGCACACCGCCCCCAGTACCCGTGATTCCGATGGGCTCTTGTCGCCTGGGGTCCGAACGCCGGTATGGACAGACGGCTCGTCACCGGCCTCCGTGCGACCGCCGCGGCGCTGGTGTTCGTGACGGCGGCGTTTCACCTCTGGTGGGGCCTGCCCCGGAGCATCATCTACCTCCAGGCGGCCGAGGGGTTCCTCCTGCGGGGGCTCCCGCCGGACCCGCGGCCGTTCTTCTTCGTCGCGTTCGCGGCGATACTGCTCGCCGGCCCGTATCTGGTCACTCGACGGTACGTCAGCCTCCGGAACGGCTACCTGGCCGGGATGGTCCTGCTCGCGGGATCGATCGGTGCGTGGGTGTTCTGGCACGCGACCGGCCACGGGGCGTTCCTCGTCAACGGCTTCGACGCACCGGGCGGCGGCGCCGGCCACCACGGTGGGAGCCTCCTCCTCCTGATCGCCGACCACTTCGTCACCGAACCGGTCGAATCGGCGATCAAGACCGTCGAATTCCTGGGCGTCGCCGCCTTCGTCACGCTGCTGTGGAGAGACCCGGCGATCATCCCCGACCGGGGCGAGACCGGTCCGACCGAGGCCGAAGCCGGCGAGACAGCCGAGAACTAACCGTCGGCTCGACGGACACCGTCGCCGTCCGTGTCCCGCCCGACCAGGACAGCGTGAGCGTCAGTTCTTCCCCGACCGACCGTTGCATCGGTGTCGCGCTCGCTCCCCAGGTGATCGCGGTCGTGAACTGTGCCGTCTCGCCGGCCGGAATCTCGTGCTCGACGACGGTTGGAAGGACGGCGAACTGCGGTGCAGTCGCTCGGAACGTCCCGTCCCGACTGCCGACGTTCGCGACGGTGAGATCGGCGACGAGTCGCTCGGTCGGACTGAGCCGATCCGGCAGCGAGAACGCCCGGACGGCGAAGGTCGGGTCGCCGGTCAGCCGCCGGCGCGCCCGCCGGTCGAGTTCGCGCATCGGCCGTCCGGCGTAGGTCAGTGTCGCCCGCTCGACGGTGTCACGCACGGGGACGACGAATCCGGTGACTGTCTCCCCGTCGCCGACCCGGTCGCTCGTCCGCGCGATGGTGTCGAAACTGACGTAGGACCCCTTCGGCTCCTCCGGCGCGCGCCGGTCGCCGTCGATCCGAAGCCCGAACCGTTCGGGAAGAACGTCGCTATCGTCGCGGTAACCGGCGAACACGAACTGGTGGCCGTCGGGCGCGCCGGTGACCACGAGGCTGTCGACGGCGGCGACGTGGACGACGCTATCGGTCACCCAGACGGTGCCCAGTCGGGGCTCGGCGTCGTCGGAACTGGTGACGGGAGTCGGCGTCGTCCCTGCCTCGTCGGTACTGGCCGGCGCGTCGGTCTCGGGCGCCTGGAACGTGCCGTCGAGGCAGCCACTGAATCCGGTACAGAGGCCGGCGAGACTGCCGAGAAGGGCTCTCCTGGAGGGGGTAGAGGGCATACCGGAACTGCCAGAAGCGACGGTAAAGGCCTTCTGCCGGATCGGTGCGGAAAACGAGCGGGCCGAAGCGGGGGAGCGACGGGGTCAGGGGGCGCTACTGTCGGAGTCGACTATTGGGCTGCTTACAGGCCGAGGATACCGCTTGCGCCACCGCTGGCGGACGCGTTACCCTTTGCACTCGTGTTCGTCTCGGCGTCCGAGTCGACGGGCGCGTTCGCGTCGCTCTCGCTGTCTGCGTCAGTGTCACTCTCCTCGTCTGTGCCACTGTCGACGTGGACAGCCGCGTTGGCGTCGACGTTGGCGGTCGCGTTCACGTCGGCGTTGGTGCTTGCGTTTGCGTTGGCCCGGGCGCTGGCGGCCGCGCTGCCGTTGCCCTCACCGCGGGTAGCGCCGTCGGACTGGTCGGCGTTGCCCTGGCCGCGTTCGCTCGCGCTGTTGTTCTGTGCGTTCTCGTTTGCGGGTTCAGCGGGTTCGCCGGGGCCGCCGGCGAACAGTTCGACGACCATGTCGATGACGACGCTGGCGTCGAAGCCGTTACCCTCGCCGGCGTTCGGGGAGCGGTCAGCGTTCGACCGGTTCTGGCCTCGATCCTCGGGGCTCTCGGGCTCCTCGTCAGCCGTGGGCTGTTCGTCGGTAGCGGTCTCGTTGTCCTCGGCCGCGCGGGCCTCGGAGTCGGCCTCCACGTCGACGGTCACCGTCATCGTCCGCTCGGCGGCGTCCGTCCCGGCGAGGGTGACGACGCCCTCGGCGTCGACGGCATCGCTCTCGATCTCGACCTCGCCGGCCGTAGTCGTCTCGGGCGTGGGGACGCGGAGCTGTCCCTCGGCGTCGGTCTCGTACTCGCCCTCGGCGGCGACTTCGCCGTCGCCGACGGTGTCCACCTCGACGGACGCGTTCGAGACGGCCTCACCGTCGGCTTCGACGGTCACGACGGTCTCGTTCTCGGTCGTGTGGACCGTCACGGTCAGTGACTCGCTGGCTGTACTACTCGCGTCGCCGCTGGCCGCAGCAGCCGGTGCGATCCCGGCGGTGGCCAGCAGCACTGCCATCACCGCGGTCAGTGTCGTTCGTCGGATCATCGTCCACTCGGATCGATGGGAGATTGTTAAAAGGAGTTTCTGACAAAACCGTCCAAAGGTAGGTGTTCGACCAGCAGCAGTTCTCTATCCCGCCGATCGGAAATCCGGAAGAGTATATAAAAGATCCGCGTTCGGGCACAAGATACTTGCGTCCTTCTGGGAAACTAGCCCGCAGATAGAACCGCCGATGCGCCGAACGACCATCGCCCTCGCGGTCGGGCTCGTCTGCTGTCTGGTGTTCGCCTCGGGGCTCGGAGCCGCGGCTACCACGGGCGAGGGCGGCGTGGCGGCGACACAGGTCGCGGCCGACGGCGTCGTCGCCACGAACGACACCGGGGACACGTCCACTGGCGTGGTTGAGGAGACGGCGGAAAACACGACCGAGACTGTCGACGAGACGACAGACGAGAAGACGGAGACGACCGACGAGGATTCGACGACGGACGCCTCCCGGACGCTCACGAACACCTCCCGAGCGCCCGAGGAGACGGTCGAGACGGCCAACCAGTCCGCGGAGACGGCGCTCTCGCCGGTCTCGAACACGACCGCTGACGTGTCGGCGAACACGACGGTGCGTGCCTCGACGAACACGACCGCGGACGCGTCCCTGAACGCGAGTGCACAGGCAGCGGCCGACGCGACGGCTCGCGCTCCTCCGTCAACACCTGCTCGGGCCCCGGAGACGCCCCGGTCGAACGCCAGCGCGGCCCGCGGGGCGACCGGTCCGGAATCCCCGGGCCCCAACCGCTCCGCCGGGAACCCCTCCAGTGAGGCCAACGGTTCGGCGGCCGGCCCGGACGGCTCCGGCCCGCCGGGACTCGGCGGCGAGATGCCGACGCCGGACGGGAAGACCGTCGCCGTCGGCGTCGGTGCCACCGTCGCTGCCGGCGCGGCGGGCCGGGCCTACGTCGGGGCCACGGGCGGTAGTCCAAGCGCCGCACACGGCGTTGCCCAGTCGGGCGTCCCGCTCGTCCGCACGGCCTATCGCGACGCCGTGGACCGGCTCTGGCGGGTCCTCGGTATCGCCGGCTACGCGCTCCACTCCGGTGACACCCTCGAACACGACACTCGTGCGGACCTGGCGTCGGCCATCGAGGACAACCCGGGCGCGTACCTCTCGGAACTGGCCGACGCCAGCGACGCCTCGATGAGCACCGTCCGCTACCACCTGAAGGTCCTCGAACGCGAGGCGGTCGTCACGCCGGTGAAGATCCGGGGCAAACGGCGGTACTTCCCCGGCGACGAACCCACCGACGAACTCGCCGCCGCGTTGGCCGACGACGCCACCGAGTCGGTCCTCCGGGCGCTGGCCACCGTCGGTCCCGCCTCGGTGTCGGCGCTGGCCGACGAACTCGACCGAGACCCCAGTACCGTCACCCACCACCTCGATCGCCTGCAGGAGTCGGGGCTCGTCGAGCGCGAGCGCGACGGCCGCGCGGTGGTCAACTCGCTTGCACCGACCGCCGCCGCGGCGATCACACCCCGCGTCGGCGACCGCGGCGACTCGACCGCCGTCGGTTCCAGTCCCGGTGACTAGCAACCACTTTTTACGTCGGGGGTCGCCACTGGCGACCCCCATCGCAAAAACATGGGGAAAAACGGCCGGACGCTCGGCGATGCCTCGCGTCCGGGGAACCGGCGGCTTCGCCGCCGGATGCTCTCAGGCAACCCCTGCCCTGCCCCGGGTTCTCGCGGTTACACCGCGAGGTTCGGGAGACCAGTGGTCTCCCGGCACGCGCGACGCAGTGCGCTCCCGGCCACCGCAACCGCGACAGCTACCGCCACAGCAACCGTACTGCCACCCCAACCGCCACCGCCTACAACTGCAGATGCGAGGTCGAACTCGGACCGTCGTCGTCGTCGATCCCGCCCTCGTGGTGGAACTCGTAGTCGTCGTCCGTCAGAAAGACGGTGCCGTGGCGCTCTGCGAGGTCGACGCCGGGAAGGGTCGTCCCGGCGGCCTCGCCATTGTCGCAGTCGCCCTCGCAGGCGTCGAACAGCGAGCCGTGCCGGGGACAGATGAGTTGGCCATCCCGCATCGGGACGCCCCGTCCGGTGTCGAAGCGCTGTTGCTCGTGGGTACAGGTGTTGACCCACGCCTCGACCCCGTCCTCGCAGGGGACGACCACGACCTCTTCGCGGTCGCCGTACGGATCGGTCGCGGTGAACAGGAACGACCCCTCGTCGTGGACGGTCTCGACCGTCGTCAACTGATGCATAGAGGGACGTGGGACGCGAACGGCTAATTCGTGGCGGTCAGTCGACAAAGGCCGGGTCGGTCCGTGTCCAGTCCCACGGCAGATAGCGGACCCGCGGCGCGGCGTCGGCCGGGAGCTGGTCGTACCGCCGGAGGAACGGAACGATGGCCCCCCTGCCGCCGAAGTCGCCGGGGAACCACCGGAAGACACGGGGGACGCGAACGACCCCCTCGTCGGCGTCGTAGCGCACGGTCGCGTCGAGATACGTCTGCGTCGCGATGTCGAGTTGGTCGTCGACGGCGGCGGGGTCGTAGGCCCTGATCGCCGGACAGCTTGCGGCCCCGCAGTTCAGCGCGAAGTGGATACGGGGGTCGGGGTCGGCCAGCCGGTAGCGGAGTTCGAAGCTGTCGGGCAGCAGGCGCGGCAAGTAGCCCAGGCCGAACTTCGAGCGCGAGCCCCGGAGGATGCCGTGCTCGATGTCGTCCAGCCCGAGCGGGTGGTCGCCGACGGTGACCGCCGGCGCGCGGAAGAAGCGCAGCGAGCGGACCCGGCCCTCGTAGAGGCCGGGGCGGCGGTCCAGGAGGAGATTCGTCCCAGCGTTGTAGCAGTTGAGCCAGAACGCGAGCGCAGTCCGGCGGTCCTCGCGAACGGGAGCCAGTGCCGCCTCGTCGAGGGCAGCCAACGCCGAGAGGACCGGCGCCGGATCGTCGCCGACGCGTGTGGCGACCAGGAGATCCGCGGACAGTGTGGTCGGTGTCGCCGCCGTCGTCGGCTGCATGTCTCCCGAGAGGGAGCCACCGTCGAAAAGGCTTGTGCGGGTGTCTCCGGCGTCGGCCACGGCCGGGTGGGCGTGCGCTGTCGCGCGGGCCACACCGTGCTGGTCCGGCCCATCCGAAGCCGTTATGCCGACAGACGAACGTCACTGCGGTATGAGCGACTGGGCGGACTGGGACCACATCGTCAAGATCGACCCCGACAAGACGCTGGTCGACGGCGAGACCTTCGAAGACGTGGCCGCGACCGGCACTGACGCGATCGAGGTCGGCGGCACGACCGGGATGACCGAGGAGAAGATGCAGCGGGTCGTCGAGGCCTGCGGGAAGTACGACATCCCCGTCTACATCGAACCGTCGAACCCCGCCTCAGTCGTCCACAGCGACCGCCACGACGGCTATCTCGTCCCGGTCGTGATGAACGCCGGCGACGTGACCTGGATCACCGGCGCCCACAAGGAGTGGATCCGCATCGACGACGAGATCGACTGGTCGCGCACGTTCACCGAGGCCTACATCGTGATGAACCCAGAGGCCTCCGTCGCGACCTACACCCAGGCCGACTGTGATCTCGACGCCGAGGAGGTCGCGGCCTACGCCGAGGCGGCCGAACACCTGCTGGGTCAGGAGATCGTCTACGTCGAGTACTCCGGGACGCTGGGCGACCCCGAGATCGTCGCCGCGGCCGCCGACGCAGTCGACGACGCGACCCTCTTCTACGGCGGCGGCATCGGCGACTACGAGTCCGCCCGCCGGATGGCCGAGCACGCCGACACCATCGTCGTCGGCGACCTGGTCCACGACGAGGGCGTCGAAGCGGTCCGCGAGACCGTCGAGGGTGCCAGGGACGCCCACGCCGCGACCGCCGACCGCTGACCGGCCGCGCCCGCGATACGGGCTCACTGCCCAGCACACACGTTCCAGTCGTCGATCCGCTCCGCTGGTCGGTCGTCCATCCGTCCGCTCCGCTTCTTCCCGTCTGAATCGCCGCGAGAGCCGTGCCCGGTCACGGCCACGACCACTCAGAACACGAGTCGATCGAGCGCGCGGCGGAGCGGGCCGTGGTCGGTCCGCGGGTGGACCTCGACGGTCGCCTGCCCGGTGTCGTCGATCGCCGCCTGCGTCGCCCGTTCGCGCTCGGATCGACGAGCGGTCAGTCCCCCCTCCCAGCTGTGGATGACGAGGTTGCCCTCGGGGTCGTCGGTCGAGACCGCCACGTCGATGTCGTCGCGACGGGCGAACGTACAGGCGGTGGGGACCGAGCACGCCTCGACGAGGTCGTCGTGGTACTCTCGGAGGACGCGGAGTTGCTCGCCGGAGTTGTCCTCGGCGAGCGGGTAGACGAACCGCAGCGACGCCCCCGTGTCGCTGGCGATCGCGTCCCCGATCCGGACCTTCAGCGGGTCGTAGGGGCCCCGCGTGGTCACGAGCGAGACGGTCCCGATGTCCGCGAGTTCACCGGCACTGACCGCGAGCGTGTCGCAGTCGGCCCTCTCCCCGATCCGGGCGACACTGTCGCCGAAGACGGAGGACTCGAAGGTCGCGTCGCGGTCGACCACCAAGAGCGTCGCGCCGAGGTCGGTGACGGCGTTCGCGACCGCGCGATCGGGGTGGTGGCTGACGAGTTCGCCGTACTCGACGGGGACATCGACATCGGCCGCGAGTTCGTCGGTCCGGCGCTCGAACTCGGCGTCGGTCACCGACTGAACGTCGGCGGCGTACCGCAGGGGCGTCTGGTCGGGAACCTCGTCGAACTGGACGACGACGACGCGGCCGTCGTCGGGACACAGCGTCGACGCCAGCGTGACCAGCGACCGCTCGCTCTCGGCGCTCGCTCCTTCGGGGAGCGCGACGAGGACGGTCTCGCCCGGCGTCTCCGCCAGCGCCGTTCTGGTCCGCTCCATCGCCTGCTGGCCGACGCTCCGGCGGACGGACTCGCGGATCGCCCCCTCGCGGGTGACACGGCGGCGGACGTAGCCGAAGTACCAGAGCGCGCTCGCGGCGACGATGACGACCGCGCCGACGATGGCGACCGTCCCCATCTGCGTGAGCAGAGCGAACCCGGTCACCGTGCCGAAGATCTGGGTCCACGGGTACAGCGGGGACTCGAAGGAGGGATCGTAGGCGGTCGTCTCCGACTCGCGGAAGCCGATCAAGGCGACGTTGATGAGCGCGAACACGAGGATCTTGAACGCGCTCGCGAGCTTCGCGATCTCGAGGATATCGACGAACGCGATCAACACCAGCATGACGAGGCCGGTCAGCGTGATCGCGTTGACGGGGGTGGTGAACCGGTCGCTGACGGTGCTCAAGATCCTCGGTGCGATCCCGTCCCGGGCCATCGCGAACGGGTACCGCGAGGCCGACAGCACGCCCGCGTTTGCGGTACTGACGAGCGCCAGGAGGGCCGCGAGCACGACCGCGCCGACGCCGGCGGCCCCCAGCGTCGCGTCGGCCGCGTCGGCGACCGGCGTCGAACTCCCGGCGATCGTCTCCAGCGGGACGACGCCGACGATGACGGCGACGATGAGGACGTACAGCAGCGTCGTGATGCCGAGCGAGCCGAGCATCGCGACCGGGATCACGCGGTCGGGGTCCTCGACCTCCTCGGCGACGCTGGCGATCTTGGTCACGCCGGCGTAGGAGACGAACACCAGCCCCGTCGCGGCGAAGATCCCCTCGACGCCGTAGCTCCAGAGTCCGCCGTAGGACGCCGTCTCGACGGCCGGCCCGCCGCCGACGACGAACCAGGCCATCGCCGCGAGCATCACGGCGACGATCCCGACCTGGAGCCGGCCGGTCTGTTCGGCGCCGACGATGTTGACGACGATCAACAGCGCCGCGAGGCCGACCGCCACGGGTCGAACCGGGAGATCGAACACCAGAACGAGGTAGGGCACGCCGCCCACGAGCGCGAGCGCGCCCTTGAACGACAGCGAGAACCAGGTCCCGACGCCGGCGATCGTTCCCAGCAGCGGGCCCATCGACCGCTCGATGTAGACGTAGGTCCCGCCGGCTTCGGGCATCGCGGTGGCCATCTCGGCCTTGCTCACCGCGGCCGGGAGGACCAACACACCCGCGAGCAGATACGCGACGATGACGCCCGCGCCGGCCTCCTTGACGGCCAGTGCGGGCAGGATGAAGATGCCACTGCCGACCATCGCACCGATCGAGATGGCGATGACTGCCGGAAGCCCGAGGTCGCGTTCGAGGTCTTTCGGCATCGTCAGTCCAGATGAGTGACTTCGATCGAGTTCTCGAACTGTGCACACGCCTCCGCGGCGAGCACCGCGCCCTCGGAGACGGTGACCGTCGCGATTCCCTCGAAGGCGTCTTCGAGAGCGGGGTCGCCGACCAGGACCACGACGTGGTCGAGCCCGAACCGTGTACGGAGCAGTTGTGCCACAAGG from Haloarcula pelagica carries:
- a CDS encoding PAS domain-containing sensor histidine kinase; amino-acid sequence: MTDGSPVQADYADPGTILDRMGDGFLALDDSWCLTYANAKGQAILRKSVADDIDDIEGMNLWDSVPDSRESVFFEKFTESMVTQEPVTFETYYALVDAWFEVRVFPSDSGLSVYFRDISAYKELAQERQDSLYALQQLYSISSDGSTDFDTKTNDLLALGCEFLDLPNGFVTRIEQGEQYIVHSAATHPEVQEGSSCPLDEAYCKRTIELDELMTVVNASDEGWNDDPAYDRFEFETYIGGRLTVDGELYGTLCFADTRAHDEGFTDTQRTFVELLTRWLGYELERNQAAEQVLRERDRLDEFAQVVSHDLRNPLNTATARIELLKSETDSEHLPPIERSLDQMERLIDDMLTLARDGQKVKETSEVRLPEPARTAWKTVDPTNVEITVTADDATVLADPGRLRQVFENLFRNAAEHGESATRVEVGLLDDEPGFYVADDGVGIPTGERDQVFEPGYTTQNEGTGFGLNIVKDIASAHDWQVSAAESAAGGARFEIGGVDFVGS
- a CDS encoding Rieske (2Fe-2S) protein gives rise to the protein MHQLTTVETVHDEGSFLFTATDPYGDREEVVVVPCEDGVEAWVNTCTHEQQRFDTGRGVPMRDGQLICPRHGSLFDACEGDCDNGEAAGTTLPGVDLAERHGTVFLTDDDYEFHHEGGIDDDDGPSSTSHLQL
- a CDS encoding helix-turn-helix domain-containing protein, which encodes MRRTTIALAVGLVCCLVFASGLGAAATTGEGGVAATQVAADGVVATNDTGDTSTGVVEETAENTTETVDETTDEKTETTDEDSTTDASRTLTNTSRAPEETVETANQSAETALSPVSNTTADVSANTTVRASTNTTADASLNASAQAAADATARAPPSTPARAPETPRSNASAARGATGPESPGPNRSAGNPSSEANGSAAGPDGSGPPGLGGEMPTPDGKTVAVGVGATVAAGAAGRAYVGATGGSPSAAHGVAQSGVPLVRTAYRDAVDRLWRVLGIAGYALHSGDTLEHDTRADLASAIEDNPGAYLSELADASDASMSTVRYHLKVLEREAVVTPVKIRGKRRYFPGDEPTDELAAALADDATESVLRALATVGPASVSALADELDRDPSTVTHHLDRLQESGLVERERDGRAVVNSLAPTAAAAITPRVGDRGDSTAVGSSPGD
- a CDS encoding phosphoglycerol geranylgeranyltransferase; translated protein: MSDWADWDHIVKIDPDKTLVDGETFEDVAATGTDAIEVGGTTGMTEEKMQRVVEACGKYDIPVYIEPSNPASVVHSDRHDGYLVPVVMNAGDVTWITGAHKEWIRIDDEIDWSRTFTEAYIVMNPEASVATYTQADCDLDAEEVAAYAEAAEHLLGQEIVYVEYSGTLGDPEIVAAAADAVDDATLFYGGGIGDYESARRMAEHADTIVVGDLVHDEGVEAVRETVEGARDAHAATADR
- a CDS encoding APC family permease; protein product: MPKDLERDLGLPAVIAISIGAMVGSGIFILPALAVKEAGAGVIVAYLLAGVLVLPAAVSKAEMATAMPEAGGTYVYIERSMGPLLGTIAGVGTWFSLSFKGALALVGGVPYLVLVFDLPVRPVAVGLAALLIVVNIVGAEQTGRLQVGIVAVMLAAMAWFVVGGGPAVETASYGGLWSYGVEGIFAATGLVFVSYAGVTKIASVAEEVEDPDRVIPVAMLGSLGITTLLYVLIVAVIVGVVPLETIAGSSTPVADAADATLGAAGVGAVVLAALLALVSTANAGVLSASRYPFAMARDGIAPRILSTVSDRFTTPVNAITLTGLVMLVLIAFVDILEIAKLASAFKILVFALINVALIGFRESETTAYDPSFESPLYPWTQIFGTVTGFALLTQMGTVAIVGAVVIVAASALWYFGYVRRRVTREGAIRESVRRSVGQQAMERTRTALAETPGETVLVALPEGASAESERSLVTLASTLCPDDGRVVVVQFDEVPDQTPLRYAADVQSVTDAEFERRTDELAADVDVPVEYGELVSHHPDRAVANAVTDLGATLLVVDRDATFESSVFGDSVARIGERADCDTLAVSAGELADIGTVSLVTTRGPYDPLKVRIGDAIASDTGASLRFVYPLAEDNSGEQLRVLREYHDDLVEACSVPTACTFARRDDIDVAVSTDDPEGNLVIHSWEGGLTARRSERERATQAAIDDTGQATVEVHPRTDHGPLRRALDRLVF
- a CDS encoding DUF547 domain-containing protein; this translates as MQPTTAATPTTLSADLLVATRVGDDPAPVLSALAALDEAALAPVREDRRTALAFWLNCYNAGTNLLLDRRPGLYEGRVRSLRFFRAPAVTVGDHPLGLDDIEHGILRGSRSKFGLGYLPRLLPDSFELRYRLADPDPRIHFALNCGAASCPAIRAYDPAAVDDQLDIATQTYLDATVRYDADEGVVRVPRVFRWFPGDFGGRGAIVPFLRRYDQLPADAAPRVRYLPWDWTRTDPAFVD
- a CDS encoding aryl-sulfate sulfotransferase, translating into MAVSAVTADGEQATTLQRGTVTAPANGTTVVSTQGYTFRGNTNPKKPARLVAVDERARHEWTYTSRQGTDAWFFDVDPLPNGNLLVVSPREGKTLVYELDPATKEREWEQLLPYEDTHDIDMLNDTALAISHMRGWNESRGVSTDELLVYNLTTERVTWRWRYRNHYPDSTDGGQDRDWTHSNDIDPVGDDQFLASPRNFDQVILVNRTTKEIDLRLGEDDNYEILNEQHNPDFLRGEDGTPTILVADSHNDRVVEYAYTDGTWTRTWEVGTGQLNWPRDADRLPNGNTLITDTLNHRVIEVTPTGEVVWEYYATWGPYDAERVAHGDGSTGPTIREQNATGSYELTGSAGLRAGENATASVDTFIEATFAGTPLAGAAEGVGALWGHYTPWLRPVWMSGWDLFYALLAALVLLGWTVAEGVSVGRRRLGR